The proteins below are encoded in one region of Paenarthrobacter ilicis:
- the araA gene encoding L-arabinose isomerase, which translates to MPESSKNANNTSLDQYEVWFLTGSQHLYGEDVLKQVAAQSQEIANVLNAAGDVPVKLVWKPVLTDSEAIRRTALEANADDSVIGVTAWMHTFSPAKMWIQGLDALRKPLLHLHTQANRDLPWANIDFDFMNLNQAAHGDREFGYIQSRLGVPRKTVVGHVSNPEVARQVGAWQRASAGWAAVRTLKLTRFGDNMRNVAVTEGDKTEAELRFGVSVNTWSVNELADAVHAAAESDVDALVAEYEHLYEVADELKKSGDRHESLRYSAKIELGLRSFLESNGSAAFTTSFEDLGELRQLPGMAVQRLMADGYGFGAEGDWKTAILVRAAKVMGGDLPGGASLMEDYTYHLEPGSEKILGAHMLEVCPSLTATKPRVEIHPLGIGGKEDPVRMVFDTDAGPGVVVALSDMRDRFRLVANVVDVVDLDQPLPNLPVARALWEPKPNFATSAAAWLTAGAAHHTVLSTQVGLEVFEDFAEIAKTELLTIDQDTTIKQFKKELAWNAAYYKLAGGL; encoded by the coding sequence ATGCCCGAATCCAGCAAGAACGCCAACAACACGTCCCTTGACCAGTACGAGGTCTGGTTCCTCACCGGCAGCCAGCACCTGTACGGCGAGGACGTCCTGAAGCAGGTTGCTGCCCAGTCGCAGGAGATCGCGAACGTCCTGAACGCGGCCGGTGACGTGCCGGTGAAGCTCGTGTGGAAGCCGGTCCTCACCGATTCCGAAGCCATCCGCCGCACCGCGTTGGAGGCCAACGCGGATGATTCCGTCATTGGCGTCACTGCCTGGATGCACACGTTCAGCCCCGCCAAGATGTGGATCCAGGGCCTGGACGCCCTCCGCAAGCCGTTGCTGCACCTGCACACCCAGGCCAACCGGGACCTGCCGTGGGCAAACATCGATTTCGACTTCATGAACCTCAACCAGGCTGCCCACGGCGACCGCGAGTTCGGCTACATCCAGTCGCGCCTCGGCGTGCCGCGGAAGACCGTCGTCGGGCACGTCAGCAACCCTGAGGTGGCCCGCCAGGTGGGCGCCTGGCAGCGCGCCTCGGCCGGTTGGGCCGCCGTGCGGACCTTGAAGCTGACCCGTTTTGGTGACAACATGCGCAACGTTGCCGTCACCGAAGGCGACAAGACCGAAGCCGAGCTTCGCTTCGGCGTCTCGGTGAACACGTGGTCCGTCAACGAGCTCGCTGATGCTGTACACGCGGCCGCAGAGTCCGACGTCGACGCCCTGGTTGCGGAGTACGAGCACCTCTACGAGGTGGCCGACGAACTAAAGAAGAGCGGCGACCGCCACGAGTCGCTGCGCTACAGCGCAAAGATCGAACTGGGCCTCCGCAGCTTCCTGGAAAGCAATGGTTCCGCCGCGTTCACCACCTCCTTCGAGGACCTGGGCGAATTGCGCCAGCTGCCGGGCATGGCCGTCCAGCGGCTCATGGCCGATGGCTACGGCTTCGGCGCAGAGGGAGACTGGAAAACCGCCATCCTGGTCCGCGCAGCCAAGGTCATGGGCGGGGACCTGCCCGGCGGAGCCTCCCTCATGGAGGACTACACCTACCACCTGGAACCGGGCAGCGAGAAGATCCTGGGCGCCCACATGCTGGAAGTCTGCCCCTCACTGACCGCCACAAAGCCGCGCGTGGAGATCCACCCGCTGGGCATCGGCGGCAAGGAAGACCCCGTCCGCATGGTCTTCGACACCGACGCCGGCCCCGGCGTTGTCGTCGCACTGTCCGATATGCGCGACCGGTTCCGCTTGGTCGCGAACGTGGTGGACGTCGTCGACCTCGACCAACCGCTCCCCAACCTGCCCGTGGCCCGCGCGCTCTGGGAGCCGAAGCCCAACTTCGCCACCTCCGCCGCCGCGTGGCTCACCGCCGGCGCCGCCCACCACACGGTATTGTCCACGCAGGTGGGCCTGGAGGTATTCGAGGACTTCGCCGAAATCGCCAAGACCGAGCTCCTCACCATCGACCAGGACACCACCATCAAACAGTTCAAGAAAGAACTCGCTTGGAACGCCGCCTACTACAAGCTGGCCGGCGGCCTGTGA
- a CDS encoding aldose 1-epimerase family protein, with protein MSNEFTLTAGGYSAIVTARAAALRVLQFQGRDLVVPFPEGGPIPDYRGIIAAPWPNRTADGTYSFDGVEYHLPINEPERGTALHGLAFPLDWALKESDAGSFTLTCAVGPTAGYPFALELSARYVLDESGLHTSVTAVNAADMAAPYGVCPHPYLVAGSSPLDQWELDFSAESFLEVTPDRLLPVSLAAVEGHAFDFRAQRAIGSTEIDHAFTGLTFDDGLARLSVRDPAGTGVGNSGVGMSWDESCQWLQIHTADKPEPIPSRIGLAVEPMTCPPNAFNSGTDLIRLEPGARHTASWSIYAL; from the coding sequence GTGAGTAACGAATTCACGCTGACCGCGGGCGGTTACTCAGCAATTGTGACCGCCCGCGCGGCGGCGCTGCGCGTCCTGCAGTTCCAGGGCCGGGACTTGGTTGTCCCATTTCCTGAGGGTGGGCCCATCCCGGACTACCGCGGAATCATTGCCGCGCCGTGGCCCAACAGGACAGCGGACGGCACCTACAGCTTTGACGGCGTGGAATACCACCTGCCCATCAATGAGCCGGAGAGGGGCACCGCCCTTCACGGCTTGGCGTTCCCGCTGGACTGGGCACTCAAGGAATCCGACGCCGGTTCGTTCACCCTCACCTGCGCGGTGGGGCCCACCGCGGGCTACCCGTTCGCACTGGAACTTTCGGCCCGTTACGTGCTGGACGAATCGGGGCTGCACACGTCCGTTACGGCCGTCAACGCCGCCGATATGGCCGCGCCCTATGGCGTCTGCCCGCACCCCTACCTGGTGGCCGGGTCTTCGCCCTTGGACCAGTGGGAGTTGGATTTCAGCGCTGAATCGTTCCTTGAGGTCACCCCGGACAGGTTGCTGCCTGTGTCGCTGGCAGCCGTGGAGGGGCACGCTTTCGACTTCCGCGCCCAGCGCGCCATCGGCAGCACTGAAATCGACCACGCCTTCACGGGACTGACGTTCGACGACGGCCTGGCGCGGCTTTCCGTGCGGGACCCGGCGGGCACCGGCGTCGGGAACTCCGGCGTGGGTATGTCCTGGGACGAAAGCTGCCAGTGGCTGCAGATCCACACGGCTGACAAGCCGGAGCCGATCCCCAGCCGGATTGGCCTTGCCGTTGAGCCCATGACCTGCCCGCCGAATGCCTTCAACAGCGGCACGGACCTGATCCGCCTGGAACCGGGCGCCCGGCACACGGCGTCCTGGAGTATCTACGCACTGTAG
- a CDS encoding LacI family DNA-binding transcriptional regulator, with translation MSPTASIKDVATHAQVAVGTVSNVLNYPDRVSPRTKERVLKSIAELGFVRNDAARQLRAGQSRTIGLIVLDVGNPFFSSVARAAEDAATALGSAVLVGDSGQDATREAHYMDLFQEQRVQGLLISPVGDVTARIDTLRERGVPTVLVDELADTDRCSSVSVDDQEGGYLAAKHLLDLGRRRLAFVGTPSIRQVASRLKGAQRAVAEVAGAGIEVLDSAGQTVLAGRQVGNTLVERSPEERPEAVFCSNDLLALGVMQSLTMLRTVKIPEDIALIGYDDIDFAISAVVPLSSIRQPTEALGRTAIELLAEEQENGGTKHRAVVFTPELVVRQSTAGASN, from the coding sequence ATGTCCCCAACAGCCAGCATCAAAGACGTTGCAACCCACGCCCAAGTGGCGGTGGGAACCGTTTCCAACGTGCTGAACTATCCGGACAGGGTCTCCCCGCGAACCAAAGAAAGAGTCCTGAAATCCATCGCCGAGCTGGGTTTCGTCCGCAATGATGCGGCCCGGCAACTCCGTGCCGGCCAGAGCCGGACCATTGGGCTGATTGTGCTGGACGTGGGCAACCCCTTCTTCTCCTCAGTAGCGCGTGCAGCCGAGGATGCAGCCACGGCTCTGGGCAGCGCAGTGCTGGTGGGCGACAGCGGGCAGGACGCCACCCGGGAAGCGCACTACATGGACCTGTTCCAGGAGCAGCGCGTCCAGGGCCTGCTGATTTCCCCCGTAGGAGACGTAACGGCGCGGATCGATACCCTCCGCGAACGGGGCGTCCCCACTGTTCTGGTGGATGAACTCGCGGACACTGACCGCTGCAGCTCCGTTTCCGTGGATGACCAGGAAGGCGGGTACCTGGCCGCCAAGCACCTGCTGGACCTGGGCCGCCGTCGTCTGGCTTTTGTCGGTACCCCGAGCATCCGTCAGGTGGCCAGCCGACTCAAGGGTGCACAGCGGGCGGTGGCCGAAGTTGCCGGAGCCGGCATCGAGGTCCTGGATTCCGCCGGTCAAACCGTCCTGGCGGGCAGGCAGGTGGGCAACACGCTGGTGGAGCGCTCGCCGGAGGAGCGTCCGGAAGCTGTTTTCTGCTCCAACGACCTCCTGGCGCTTGGCGTCATGCAATCGTTGACCATGCTGCGAACGGTGAAAATCCCCGAGGACATAGCGTTGATCGGGTATGACGACATCGACTTCGCCATCTCCGCCGTGGTCCCGTTGTCCTCCATCCGCCAGCCCACGGAAGCGCTGGGCCGCACGGCAATCGAGTTGCTCGCGGAGGAGCAGGAGAACGGCGGAACCAAGCACCGGGCAGTGGTGTTCACTCCCGAACTCGTGGTCCGCCAAAGCACAGCCGGCGCATCCAACTAG
- a CDS encoding L-rhamnose mutarotase yields the protein MRVCFRSSVQPALMDQYKQRHAAVWPEMLSALKSAGWNNYSLFLAPDGQLIGYLECEDYADAQARMALTDVNARWQSEMATLFANSDLPPDQGFEIVEEVFNLEDQLAAAGIAASGGSTSSTNHPEHAEHSDQREQA from the coding sequence ATGAGGGTTTGTTTCCGCTCTTCCGTCCAGCCGGCACTGATGGACCAATACAAGCAGCGCCACGCCGCCGTATGGCCGGAGATGCTGTCCGCACTGAAAAGCGCAGGGTGGAACAACTACTCCCTGTTCCTCGCCCCGGACGGCCAGCTGATCGGCTATTTGGAATGCGAAGACTATGCAGACGCGCAAGCCCGGATGGCGCTGACAGACGTCAACGCCCGCTGGCAATCGGAGATGGCCACTCTGTTCGCCAACAGCGACCTCCCTCCGGATCAGGGCTTCGAAATCGTCGAGGAAGTTTTCAACCTCGAAGACCAGCTCGCCGCCGCAGGCATCGCAGCATCCGGCGGCAGCACCAGCAGCACCAACCACCCAGAACACGCAGAGCACTCAGACCAAAGGGAACAAGCATGA
- the rhaI gene encoding L-rhamnose isomerase, with protein sequence MNTTESALGRLGELAIEVPSWAYGNSGTRFKVFGTAGTPRTVQEKIADAAKVHELTGLAPTVALHIPWDKVDDYSELREYAAGLGVGLGTINSNTFQDDEYKFGSLTSSNESVRRRAIDHHLECIDIMHATGSKDLKIWLADGTNYPGQDDMRGRQDRLAESLQEIYTGLGDEQRLVLEYKFFEPAFYHTDVPDWGTSYAQTLALGEKAFVCLDTGHHAPGTNIEFIVMQLLRLGKLGSFDFNSRFYADDDLIVGAADPFQLFRIMHEVIRGGGFGKDSGVALMLDQCHNLEEKIPGQIRSVLNVQEMTARALLVDTAALSEAQRAGDVLAANGIFNDAFYTDVRPILAEWRESRGLPADPMAAYKASGYQKKINEDRAGGQQAGWGA encoded by the coding sequence ATGAACACCACAGAATCGGCCCTGGGCCGTCTAGGGGAACTGGCCATTGAAGTGCCGTCCTGGGCCTATGGCAACTCCGGCACCCGGTTCAAGGTCTTCGGCACCGCGGGTACTCCCCGCACCGTTCAGGAAAAAATCGCCGACGCCGCCAAAGTCCACGAGCTCACCGGCTTGGCCCCGACGGTGGCCCTGCACATTCCGTGGGACAAGGTGGATGACTACTCCGAACTCCGCGAATACGCCGCAGGCTTGGGTGTTGGGTTGGGCACCATCAACTCCAACACTTTCCAGGATGACGAGTACAAGTTCGGCTCCCTGACTTCCTCCAATGAGTCCGTGCGCCGCCGCGCGATCGATCACCACCTTGAGTGCATCGACATCATGCACGCCACAGGATCCAAGGACCTGAAGATCTGGCTGGCTGACGGCACCAACTACCCTGGCCAGGACGATATGCGCGGCCGACAGGACCGCTTGGCCGAGTCCCTGCAGGAGATCTACACGGGCCTCGGTGATGAGCAGCGCTTGGTGTTGGAGTACAAGTTCTTCGAGCCGGCTTTCTATCACACCGATGTTCCGGACTGGGGTACCTCCTACGCGCAGACCCTTGCCCTGGGCGAGAAAGCCTTCGTTTGCCTGGACACCGGCCACCACGCGCCGGGCACCAACATCGAGTTCATCGTGATGCAGCTCCTGCGCCTGGGCAAGCTGGGTTCGTTCGACTTCAACTCACGCTTCTACGCCGATGATGACCTGATTGTTGGCGCAGCTGACCCGTTCCAGCTGTTCCGCATCATGCACGAGGTCATCCGTGGCGGCGGTTTCGGCAAGGATTCCGGCGTCGCGCTGATGCTGGACCAGTGCCACAACCTGGAAGAGAAAATCCCGGGACAGATCCGCTCGGTGCTCAACGTCCAGGAAATGACAGCCCGGGCCCTGCTGGTAGACACCGCGGCACTCTCCGAAGCCCAGCGTGCCGGGGATGTCCTGGCTGCCAACGGCATCTTCAACGATGCCTTCTACACTGACGTCCGCCCGATCCTGGCCGAGTGGCGCGAATCCCGCGGCCTGCCCGCCGATCCGATGGCTGCGTACAAGGCCAGCGGTTACCAGAAGAAGATCAACGAGGACCGCGCAGGCGGCCAGCAAGCCGGATGGGGCGCGTAA
- a CDS encoding bifunctional aldolase/short-chain dehydrogenase codes for MTSKTVEELISRSNRLGADKRNTNFAGGNTSAKGTEKDPVTGQDVELLWVKGSGGDLGTLKAENLAVLRLDRLQALKSVYPGVEREDEMVAAFDYCLHGKGGAAPSIDTAMHGLVDAAHVDHLHPDSGIAIATAVDGEALTSKVFGDKVVWVPWRRPGFQLGLDIAAIKEANPQAIGTILGGHGITAWGATSEEAEANSLWIIDQAENYIKDNGKPEPFGAQLPGYGALPEAERRAKAAALAPAIRGLASTDKPQLGHFSDDAVVLEFLAAEEHPRLGALGTSCPDHFLRTKVKPLVLDLPADASIEDSVARLKELHAAYREDYQAYYDRHADENSPALRGADPAIVLVPGVGMFSFGKDKQTARVAGEFYINAINVMRGAEAISTYAPIEESEKFRIEYWALEEAKLARMPKPKSHATRIALVTGAASGIGKAIATRLASDGACVVIADLNLENAQKVAEELGGSDVAIGVQADVTDEAQIAAAIQEAVLAFGGLDLVVNNAGLSISKPLLETTEKDWDLQHNVMAKGSFLVSKAAAKVMIDQGLGGDIIYISSKNSVFAGPNNIAYSATKADQAHQVRLLAAELGEYGVRVNGINPDGVVRGSGIFAGGWGAKRAAVYGVDEQELGKYYAQRTLLKREVLPEHVANATAVLTSNELSHTTGLHIPVDAGVAAAFLR; via the coding sequence ATGACCAGCAAGACTGTTGAAGAGCTGATTTCCCGTTCCAACCGCCTCGGCGCGGACAAACGGAACACCAACTTCGCCGGCGGCAACACCTCCGCGAAGGGCACCGAGAAGGACCCGGTGACGGGTCAGGACGTCGAGCTCCTCTGGGTCAAGGGCTCCGGCGGCGACCTCGGCACCCTGAAGGCGGAAAACCTGGCAGTACTCCGGCTTGACCGGTTGCAGGCACTCAAGTCCGTTTACCCCGGCGTCGAGCGCGAAGACGAAATGGTGGCCGCGTTCGATTACTGCCTGCACGGCAAGGGCGGCGCGGCGCCGTCGATCGACACCGCCATGCACGGACTGGTGGACGCTGCCCATGTTGACCACCTGCACCCGGACTCCGGCATCGCGATCGCAACCGCCGTTGACGGCGAAGCACTGACCTCCAAGGTGTTCGGCGACAAAGTTGTCTGGGTTCCGTGGCGTCGGCCCGGTTTCCAGCTCGGTTTGGACATTGCCGCGATTAAGGAAGCAAACCCGCAGGCCATCGGCACCATCTTGGGCGGCCACGGCATCACCGCCTGGGGTGCCACGTCCGAAGAGGCCGAGGCGAACTCGTTGTGGATCATTGATCAGGCTGAGAACTACATCAAGGACAACGGCAAGCCCGAGCCCTTCGGCGCCCAGCTTCCCGGTTACGGTGCCCTCCCAGAGGCTGAGCGCCGTGCCAAGGCAGCTGCCCTGGCTCCGGCGATCCGTGGCTTGGCCTCCACGGACAAACCGCAGCTGGGGCACTTCAGTGATGACGCCGTCGTGCTTGAATTCCTCGCTGCGGAAGAGCACCCGCGCCTCGGTGCACTGGGCACGTCCTGCCCGGACCATTTCCTGCGTACCAAGGTCAAGCCGCTGGTCTTGGACCTCCCGGCCGATGCCTCGATCGAAGACTCGGTGGCCCGGCTCAAGGAACTACACGCCGCGTACCGCGAGGACTACCAGGCGTACTACGACCGCCATGCTGACGAGAACAGCCCGGCATTGCGCGGTGCGGACCCGGCCATCGTGCTGGTCCCGGGCGTGGGTATGTTCTCCTTCGGCAAGGACAAGCAGACCGCACGCGTGGCCGGCGAGTTCTATATCAACGCCATCAACGTGATGCGCGGCGCCGAGGCCATCTCCACCTACGCCCCGATCGAGGAATCCGAGAAATTCCGCATCGAGTACTGGGCGCTGGAAGAAGCCAAGCTCGCCCGGATGCCCAAGCCCAAGTCCCACGCCACCCGCATCGCCCTGGTGACGGGTGCGGCGTCGGGCATTGGCAAGGCGATCGCCACCCGTTTGGCGTCCGACGGCGCGTGCGTAGTGATTGCCGACCTGAACCTTGAGAACGCACAGAAGGTCGCCGAGGAACTGGGCGGTTCCGACGTCGCCATCGGCGTCCAGGCCGATGTGACCGACGAAGCGCAGATCGCCGCTGCCATCCAGGAAGCCGTGCTCGCGTTCGGTGGCCTGGACCTGGTAGTCAACAACGCCGGCCTGTCCATCTCCAAGCCGCTGCTGGAAACCACCGAGAAGGACTGGGACCTGCAGCACAACGTCATGGCCAAGGGCTCGTTCCTGGTGTCCAAGGCCGCAGCCAAAGTCATGATCGATCAGGGCCTTGGTGGAGACATCATCTACATCTCCTCCAAAAACTCGGTGTTCGCCGGCCCCAACAACATCGCCTACTCCGCCACCAAGGCGGACCAGGCCCACCAAGTCCGCCTGCTCGCCGCTGAACTGGGCGAGTACGGTGTCCGCGTCAACGGCATCAACCCCGACGGCGTGGTCCGCGGCTCCGGCATCTTCGCCGGGGGCTGGGGCGCCAAGCGTGCCGCGGTGTACGGCGTGGACGAGCAGGAACTGGGCAAGTACTACGCCCAGCGCACGCTCCTCAAGCGCGAAGTCCTCCCGGAACACGTGGCCAACGCCACCGCCGTGCTCACCAGCAACGAACTGTCACACACCACCGGCCTCCACATCCCCGTGGACGCCGGCGTGGCAGCAGCCTTCCTCCGCTAG
- a CDS encoding FGGY-family carbohydrate kinase, translating into MNYGTTASTAPAHAGAVSAPADRNRVFAAIDIGASSGRVMLGRVSPSTGVSLETIHRFPNGVVELDGGLHWDFDALFAEVLKGLAAAASVAATSGERIASIGIDTWAVDYGLVNDAGDLTSVPFSYRDERSRATVERVHAVISPEKLYATTGLQYLQFNTIYQLAAEPNLAGLQALLIPDLIAFLLTGVRRTEATNASTTGLFDAVAGEWATEFLDALGLPRNIFPELIQPGETVGTLLPAILEQTGLPADTTVVAVGSHDTASAVAAVPAQVLSATGDQDFAYISSGTWSLVGVELNKPVLTEASRKANFTNERGVDGTIRYLRNVGGLWLLSECQRAWAAQGFSQALPALLDSAAALPAGGPQINADDPAFTAPDNMPDRIRAAVRNTGAVLADRPAAVVRCIMDSLAAGYARTLADAERLTGRSTAVVHIVGGGSQNRLLCQLTAAATGKVVVAGPVEATAQGNVLVQARAAGVVAGGLAELRQLVIAGEELVRYELSDASAALPGGS; encoded by the coding sequence GTGAATTACGGAACCACCGCGAGCACCGCCCCGGCACACGCCGGGGCGGTGTCCGCTCCCGCAGACCGCAACAGAGTGTTTGCCGCCATCGACATCGGCGCGTCCTCGGGCCGCGTCATGCTGGGCCGCGTCTCTCCCTCCACAGGCGTGTCCCTCGAGACGATCCACCGCTTTCCCAACGGGGTGGTGGAGCTCGACGGCGGACTCCACTGGGACTTCGACGCTCTCTTCGCTGAGGTACTCAAGGGCCTGGCGGCTGCCGCTTCCGTGGCGGCCACGAGCGGCGAGCGTATCGCCAGCATCGGCATCGACACCTGGGCAGTGGACTACGGATTAGTGAACGACGCCGGCGACCTCACCTCGGTTCCGTTCAGCTACCGGGACGAGCGCAGCCGGGCCACGGTGGAGCGGGTCCATGCGGTCATTTCCCCTGAGAAGCTGTATGCCACCACAGGCTTGCAGTATCTGCAGTTCAACACGATTTACCAGCTCGCTGCAGAACCAAATCTGGCTGGGCTGCAGGCCCTCCTGATTCCGGACCTGATCGCCTTCCTGCTCACCGGTGTTCGCCGCACGGAGGCCACCAATGCCTCCACCACCGGACTCTTCGACGCCGTTGCGGGCGAGTGGGCCACGGAGTTCCTGGACGCGTTGGGCCTGCCCCGGAACATCTTCCCGGAACTCATCCAGCCCGGAGAAACCGTGGGCACGCTCCTGCCGGCGATCCTTGAGCAGACGGGTCTGCCCGCTGACACCACGGTGGTGGCTGTGGGCTCGCACGACACTGCCTCGGCCGTCGCCGCCGTCCCCGCCCAGGTTTTGAGTGCAACCGGGGACCAGGATTTCGCTTACATCTCTTCCGGCACGTGGTCGCTGGTGGGAGTGGAACTGAACAAGCCCGTACTGACGGAAGCGAGCCGCAAGGCCAACTTCACCAACGAACGTGGCGTGGATGGCACTATTCGGTACCTGCGCAACGTCGGCGGCCTGTGGTTGTTGAGCGAATGCCAGCGCGCATGGGCTGCCCAAGGATTCAGCCAGGCACTCCCGGCCCTGCTCGACTCGGCGGCGGCGCTGCCAGCAGGAGGTCCGCAGATCAACGCTGACGATCCTGCGTTCACCGCCCCTGACAACATGCCGGACCGGATCCGCGCAGCTGTGCGCAACACCGGCGCGGTACTCGCGGACCGGCCTGCCGCCGTCGTGCGTTGCATCATGGACAGCCTCGCGGCCGGTTACGCGCGCACGCTGGCCGACGCCGAACGTCTTACCGGTCGCAGCACCGCCGTGGTGCACATTGTGGGCGGCGGTTCGCAGAACCGGCTCCTGTGCCAACTGACGGCAGCCGCCACGGGCAAAGTTGTGGTCGCCGGACCTGTGGAAGCGACCGCACAGGGCAACGTCCTGGTGCAGGCACGCGCTGCCGGGGTGGTGGCCGGCGGATTGGCTGAGCTGCGGCAGCTGGTCATCGCAGGCGAGGAGCTGGTGCGCTACGAGCTTAGTGATGCGTCTGCGGCGCTTCCAGGAGGCTCTTAG
- a CDS encoding helix-turn-helix domain-containing protein → MDMNAEAIGHTIRERRKARGYTQQALADSVGASRKFIVDLESGKEGASFGLALKAMQVLGLEITSNDSSSHEFAGDFARTLNEGDYHYAIRLLGEYTNSSLTAGRALMPTAPSFNDDAYRAALGAVTLWVSAKTGSPAPKWAKNARASSQPVFLAEKLHPVSDRMKDLIRSETPAEIAAMNVWIRERDLATV, encoded by the coding sequence ATGGATATGAACGCGGAGGCTATTGGCCACACCATACGCGAGCGACGGAAGGCCCGAGGCTATACTCAACAAGCCTTGGCCGACTCCGTCGGAGCTTCCCGCAAGTTTATTGTGGACCTGGAATCAGGAAAGGAAGGAGCATCCTTCGGGTTGGCCCTGAAGGCGATGCAAGTCCTCGGCCTGGAAATAACCTCCAATGACAGCTCTTCCCATGAATTCGCGGGAGACTTTGCACGCACTCTGAACGAGGGCGACTACCACTACGCGATTCGGTTGCTGGGCGAATACACCAACTCCTCGCTCACTGCGGGCCGGGCACTGATGCCCACGGCCCCTTCCTTCAATGACGACGCCTACCGGGCAGCCCTTGGCGCGGTGACTCTATGGGTGTCAGCCAAAACCGGATCGCCCGCACCAAAGTGGGCGAAAAACGCCAGGGCATCGTCGCAGCCGGTTTTTCTGGCCGAGAAGCTTCATCCGGTCAGCGACCGGATGAAGGACCTCATCCGCAGTGAGACTCCCGCTGAAATCGCTGCCATGAACGTTTGGATCCGCGAGAGAGATTTGGCCACGGTTTGA
- a CDS encoding DUF6036 family nucleotidyltransferase has protein sequence MLEFRRDDVVELLRELEARLGARGITLDIQIVGGAALLLHGILDRATGDIDARYAPKDDVDEVAAGMEQEYGLPPKWLNSNAAAFLPEEARWIAGPKGTSSAIQLADLPTLAAMKIAAERAKDIEDLGHIVLALGIEKAADLVQLAFEKYGEHSVALSAPADNYEIVAEEAMAAARALRRPLK, from the coding sequence GTGCTCGAATTCCGACGTGACGACGTGGTTGAACTGCTTCGCGAATTGGAAGCCCGGCTTGGAGCCCGCGGCATCACCTTGGACATCCAAATCGTAGGTGGTGCCGCACTCCTGCTCCATGGCATCTTGGACCGTGCGACCGGCGATATTGATGCACGATACGCTCCCAAGGACGACGTGGATGAAGTGGCCGCCGGGATGGAACAGGAGTACGGGTTGCCCCCGAAGTGGCTAAACAGCAATGCAGCAGCCTTCCTCCCCGAAGAAGCGCGTTGGATCGCAGGCCCAAAGGGGACCTCATCAGCCATCCAGCTCGCCGACCTGCCCACCTTGGCAGCAATGAAGATAGCGGCGGAGCGGGCGAAAGACATTGAGGATCTTGGCCACATAGTGCTGGCGCTGGGGATTGAAAAGGCCGCCGACCTCGTACAACTCGCTTTCGAGAAATACGGCGAGCACTCTGTAGCCCTCAGCGCACCAGCAGACAATTACGAAATCGTTGCTGAAGAAGCAATGGCCGCGGCCAGGGCCTTACGTCGGCCACTAAAGTAG
- the panD gene encoding aspartate 1-decarboxylase — translation MIRTMFKSKIHRATVTHADLHYVGSVTVDLDLLDAADILPGELVSIVDVTNGARLETYTIAGERGSGVIGINGAAAHMVHVGDTVILITYAEMTTEEARAYEPKVVHVGEDNKILQLGNDPAEAHTPGLMRPPHALSNAAHLS, via the coding sequence ATGATCCGCACAATGTTCAAGTCCAAGATCCACCGCGCAACGGTGACCCACGCCGACCTCCACTACGTCGGTTCGGTCACTGTCGACCTGGACCTGCTGGATGCGGCCGACATCCTCCCGGGCGAGCTCGTGTCCATTGTGGATGTCACCAACGGAGCCCGTCTGGAGACCTACACCATTGCCGGCGAGCGCGGTTCGGGCGTGATCGGGATCAACGGAGCGGCCGCCCATATGGTCCATGTTGGCGATACCGTCATCCTCATCACCTACGCGGAGATGACCACGGAAGAAGCCCGCGCCTACGAACCCAAAGTGGTCCACGTTGGCGAGGACAACAAAATCCTGCAGCTCGGCAACGACCCCGCCGAGGCACACACACCAGGGCTCATGCGCCCGCCGCACGCGCTCAGCAACGCGGCGCACCTCAGCTAA